Genomic DNA from Hymenobacter jejuensis:
CCAGAGAGTAAGCGTGATAAAGGAATATGCAGAAGATGGTTCGTGGCGGGAGCTGTTGCCTGCCGATGCGCTCGACATCTAAGAATTTCAAAAAAAGGTCGTTGGCACTCAGCTTTGTCATTCTTAAATATGTGCCGTTCTTGTAGTCGCAAGCCACGTTACTTTGTTACTAATGCAGCAATATCTCGACCTCGTCCGGCACATCCTCGACCACGGCACCCAGAAAACTGACCGAACCGGCACGGGTACGCTCAGCGTGTTTGGGTACCAGATGCGGTTTGATTTGCAGCAAGGCTTTCCGTTGGTAACCACCAAAAAAGTGCACCTGCGCAGCATTATTCACGAGCTGCTGTGGTTTCTGCGCGGCGACACCAACACGCAGTACCTCAAGGAGAACGGCGTAAGCATCTGGGACGAATGGGCCGATGCCAGCGGTGAGTTAGGCCCCGTGTACGGCAAGCAATGGCGCAACTGGCCTCGGCCCGACGGCTCCCACGTCGACCAAATCAGCGAGGTGGTGCGCCAGCTGCGGCAATCGCCCGACTCGCGGCGCATTTTGGTATCGTCCTGGAACGTGGCCGAACTCGATCAGATGGCCCTGATGCCGTGTCATGCGTTGTTTCAGTTTTATGTGGCCGACGGTAAGCTTTCGTGCCAGCTCTACCAGCGCTCCGCCGACGTGTTTCTGGGCGTGCCGTTCAACATTGCCAGCTACGCGCTGCTGACCCTGATGATGGCGCAAGTCACGGATTTGCAGCCCGGTGAGTTTATCTGGACGGGCGGTGATACGCATCTGTATTCTAATCACTTAGAACAGGCCCGCTTGCAACTTACGCGCACGCCACGCCCCTTGCCGCAGATGCACCTGAACCCTGAGGTAAAGGATATTTTTGAGTTTAAATACGACGACTTTAAGCTGGAGAATTACGATCCGTGGCCGGCCATCAAAGCGCCAGTCGCGGTATAGGCCGATCGGTTCGCACATACTGACCGGCAACCTTCGTGCGTTATCACAGTAAAAAGGGCGTATCCAGCCCGTTGGACAGTGTTGACGTACTCGAAGGTTATGAACGTAAAATCTTTACTTACAGCGCTTTGCAACCCGGCTCGGACGCTGGCGGTCGGGTCCTTGCTGCTGGCAGCGCATGCCGGTCAGGCCCAAAACTCATTCAACGTCTGGGAAGCCAAGCCCGTTACCAAGCCTGAACCGGCCGCCCGGCCGGCTCGCAAAGCTGCGCCGGCCGCAGCCCCGTTGGTTGCTCCCGCGGCTACGCCCGCTCCGGCATTCGCCCCCGCAGCAGCTCCGGCGCCTAACAACGCTCAATCATTATCGAAAGCCCGCCGCAAAACCCAAGATTCGTTGCAGGTAGCCAAAGGGTATTCGATGACGTTGCGCCGGGGATTAGGCGAGCGGTTGCGCCGAAACCGCTACAGCAAAGCCGATTCGGCCTATTATATGTTTACGTGGCAGCATTTACACTACCCATCGGCGGCATTACATGCTGGCCTGGCGGGGCAGGTGATGGTACGCCTCAACGTGAGCCCAGCCGGCGACGTAACCAATTCGGAAGTGACAGGCACGAGCATTCAGCAGGAAAGCCAGGCTGACAAAGGTGCCTCGGCCGCGGCTGGCAAGGAAGCCATGCAGCGCAGCGCCAAAGAGTTGCTGTGGCGGCTGCGCTTCGAACCTGCCTCGGGTGCTACTCAGGAGGAAATACCAGTTCGGTATGTGTTGCAGTAATTTTATATAAATACTTGATCATAAGGTATTTGTGTAAATAAAATTGAAGTTACGAATACCAGCCGAAAGCAGATCGCCAAAGAACTTCCGGCGACACGACTGCAACGTTCAGGATTAATAGTGGGTCTGCATGGGCAGCACTCCGGGTGATGGAAAACAGGTCTTGCTGACGGGCTGTGTGTTACCGTAGCGCACCCTGAAGGCGTAAACGCCGATTGTGTCCGGCAAATGCAACCAAGTGCCCCAAGAAGCGGTTGAGGCAGTAATTGCTTGATTCTAACGATGCTATGTCCTGTTGAGGCGTCCCCAGCATAAGCTGGTCCGGCAGAACAAAGCACAACCAACGCTAACTCACGAAAAGCATGAGAAAGAGGTTTATCGTTGTGATAGGGGTGGCCATGATGTTGGCAGACCACGCAGCGCAGGCGCAGAACAGTTTCAATCAGTGGACGGCTGCCCCTCCCGCACCCATTACGCCTTTGGCCAAAAAACAGCGGTCGGCACCTAAAACGGCGCCTGTTCCAATTATTACGCCTCCTCCGGCTCCTGCGGCTGCCCCACCAGTAGTGGCTCCTCCGGTTGCTTCAACGCCGGTGGTAAAACAATCGAAGCTGCTTAAGCGCGGACTCACCATGCGGATGCGGGAAAACCGTCCGTTGTCAGAAGACAGCGTTTCAATGGTCTTCTTCGCCCAAAACAGCGAGTACCCGCCCGTCGCCATTCAGGCCCGTGCCCAAGGCAAAGTAATTATCAAGCTGAAAATTGCACCAAGTGGAGAGGTAAGCAGTACTTCGGTAGTGGCCATGGAGCCACGCTCGCTGCCGGGGTGGGACAACAAGGTTCCGGCTTCGGCCATGCAAGCGCTTGCCTCGGAGGCACAACGGGTGTTCCAGATGCTACGATTTGAGCCCGCCACCAAGACTACCGAAGAAGAATTGATGGCAAATTTTTCGTTGCAGTAGAGTCACTTGTACCACAAATCCTTAGCTAAAGGCTACTGCTCAAGTAGTTACATAGACTTGGTTTTGAAATATTTGATGAGGTTATACAGTATCATCAGAAATAGTATTCTGTATAGTTGAGTTGATTGATATTTCGATTATTTTAGCGATAAATAGTACAATAATCATTCATGTATGTA
This window encodes:
- a CDS encoding thymidylate synthase produces the protein MQQYLDLVRHILDHGTQKTDRTGTGTLSVFGYQMRFDLQQGFPLVTTKKVHLRSIIHELLWFLRGDTNTQYLKENGVSIWDEWADASGELGPVYGKQWRNWPRPDGSHVDQISEVVRQLRQSPDSRRILVSSWNVAELDQMALMPCHALFQFYVADGKLSCQLYQRSADVFLGVPFNIASYALLTLMMAQVTDLQPGEFIWTGGDTHLYSNHLEQARLQLTRTPRPLPQMHLNPEVKDIFEFKYDDFKLENYDPWPAIKAPVAV
- a CDS encoding TonB family protein — translated: MNVKSLLTALCNPARTLAVGSLLLAAHAGQAQNSFNVWEAKPVTKPEPAARPARKAAPAAAPLVAPAATPAPAFAPAAAPAPNNAQSLSKARRKTQDSLQVAKGYSMTLRRGLGERLRRNRYSKADSAYYMFTWQHLHYPSAALHAGLAGQVMVRLNVSPAGDVTNSEVTGTSIQQESQADKGASAAAGKEAMQRSAKELLWRLRFEPASGATQEEIPVRYVLQ
- a CDS encoding energy transducer TonB, with the protein product MRKRFIVVIGVAMMLADHAAQAQNSFNQWTAAPPAPITPLAKKQRSAPKTAPVPIITPPPAPAAAPPVVAPPVASTPVVKQSKLLKRGLTMRMRENRPLSEDSVSMVFFAQNSEYPPVAIQARAQGKVIIKLKIAPSGEVSSTSVVAMEPRSLPGWDNKVPASAMQALASEAQRVFQMLRFEPATKTTEEELMANFSLQ